A region of Allocoleopsis franciscana PCC 7113 DNA encodes the following proteins:
- a CDS encoding sigma-70 family RNA polymerase sigma factor produces MSGIYSKMMGSGLFYEKPTDLKGIGTPEDCHDLQSDEELIQALKAGQSSALGILYDRYASLVYRLALRILTNPQEAEDLTQEIFLNLWRSGSYNPSRGSLSSFLTTLTRSRAIDKIRSRGSNLKFIQRWSQMMVNETSSLTPFESAALSQRSHQVRQALTQLPEKQRQVLEMAYYEGLSQSEIAAQLGIPLGTIKTWSRQGLLNLRKNLRDFIE; encoded by the coding sequence ATGAGTGGAATCTACTCGAAAATGATGGGTTCAGGTCTGTTCTATGAGAAGCCAACGGATCTTAAAGGTATTGGAACCCCAGAGGACTGCCATGATCTTCAAAGTGATGAAGAGTTAATTCAGGCGCTCAAAGCCGGTCAGTCCTCAGCCTTAGGCATTCTCTATGATCGTTATGCCAGTCTCGTCTACCGATTAGCATTGAGGATATTGACCAATCCTCAAGAGGCAGAAGATTTGACCCAAGAGATTTTTCTAAATCTTTGGCGTAGTGGCTCTTATAATCCGTCTCGTGGCTCTTTGAGCAGCTTTTTGACAACTCTGACTCGTTCGCGGGCGATTGATAAAATTCGCTCCCGTGGTAGCAACTTGAAATTTATCCAGCGATGGAGTCAGATGATGGTTAATGAAACATCTTCTCTCACGCCTTTCGAGTCGGCGGCTTTAAGTCAGCGATCGCACCAAGTCCGTCAAGCCTTGACCCAACTGCCCGAAAAACAGCGGCAGGTGTTAGAAATGGCTTATTACGAGGGATTGAGCCAATCCGAAATTGCCGCTCAACTGGGTATACCGCTGGGAACGATCAAAACTTGGTCTCGCCAAGGTCTATTGAACTTGAGAAAAAACTTACGAGACTTTATTGAATAA
- a CDS encoding anti-sigma factor — protein MTGPLLPERLEELMAGYVLGNLSSEEAEELNQLLTEHPELATEVQQLQEVLEVLPYALPEVEPPQHLRQAILNTTSPDPTAALITAKPRRWKQLMRSPLFWSRLIGGAVVLLALILGFDNYRIRLKFTTMQAKVARQKDVIALLQKPDTHVVPLKGMAQASAATGSMLMTPSESQAVLILQNLPVLPPGEFYQLWSVQNDEKIPWGQFRTNKQGTVFVKLYRPSDFEVTALAITVEVTPEPTTPAGPMVMAGNLTINNQ, from the coding sequence ATGACTGGGCCTCTACTTCCGGAACGATTAGAAGAATTGATGGCAGGTTACGTCCTCGGCAATCTCAGTTCTGAAGAAGCTGAGGAGTTAAATCAGCTGTTGACCGAACACCCTGAACTAGCGACTGAAGTGCAGCAATTGCAGGAAGTCCTAGAAGTCTTGCCTTACGCTTTACCTGAAGTAGAACCACCCCAACACCTGCGTCAGGCGATCTTAAATACGACCTCGCCTGATCCAACGGCGGCGTTGATTACTGCTAAACCCAGACGCTGGAAACAACTCATGCGTTCTCCACTGTTCTGGAGTCGTCTGATTGGTGGCGCGGTGGTTCTCTTGGCGTTAATTCTGGGTTTCGATAACTACCGAATTAGACTCAAGTTCACGACCATGCAGGCTAAGGTCGCTCGGCAAAAAGATGTGATTGCCCTGCTACAAAAGCCGGATACCCATGTGGTTCCGCTCAAAGGGATGGCTCAGGCTTCTGCGGCAACTGGCAGTATGCTGATGACACCCAGCGAATCTCAAGCGGTTCTCATCTTACAGAACCTTCCCGTCTTACCGCCGGGTGAGTTTTATCAGCTTTGGTCTGTGCAAAACGACGAAAAAATCCCTTGGGGACAGTTTAGAACCAATAAGCAAGGAACCGTTTTTGTCAAGCTTTATCGACCTTCTGACTTTGAGGTCACGGCGTTAGCCATTACGGTAGAAGTAACGCCTGAGCCGACCACACCGGCTGGCCCGATGGTGATGGCTGGGAATTTAACTATCAATAACCAATAA